In one window of Sciurus carolinensis chromosome X, mSciCar1.2, whole genome shotgun sequence DNA:
- the Rnf113a gene encoding E3 ubiquitin-protein ligase RNF113A: MAEQLSPEKSADQVCTFLFKKPVRKGAAGRRKRPVCDPEPGESSSSSDEGNTVVRPEKKRVAHNPMIQKTRGSGKQKAAYGDLSSDEEEENEPQSLGVVYKSTRSAKPVGPEDMGATAVYELDTEKERDAQAIFERSQKIQEELRGKEDDKIYRGINNYQKYMKPKDTSMGNASSGMVRKGPIRAPEHLRATVRWDYQPDICKDYKETGFCGFGDSCKFLHDRSDYKHGWQIERELDEGRYGVYEDENYEVGSDDEEIPFKCFICRQTFQNPVVTKCRHYFCERCALQHFRTTPRCYVCDQQTNGVFNPAKELIAKLGKHGAAAEGGASDFPEEPDEGPIPIT, encoded by the coding sequence ATGGCAGAGCAACTTTCTCCGGAAAAGTCGGCAGACCAAGTGTGCACCTTCCTTTTCAAAAAGCCTGTACGGAAAGGGGCCGCAGGCCGCAGAAAACGCCCGGTGTGCGACCCGGAGCCCggagaaagcagcagcagcagtgacgAAGGCAACACCGTGGTTCGACCGGAAAAGAAACGTGTGGCCCACAATCCAATGATACAGAAGACCCGCGGCAGTGGTAAACAGAAGGCGGCCTATGGCGACTTGAGTAGcgatgaggaggaggagaatgagcCTCAGAGTCTTGGCGTGGTCTACAAGTCCACCCGTTCAGCGAAACCCGTGGGGCCAGAGGATATGGGGGCGACAGCTGTCTACGAGCTAGACACAGAGAAGGAGCGTGACGCACAAGCCATTTTTGAGCGCAGCCAGAAGATCCAGGAGGAGCTGAGGGGCAAGGAAGATGATAAGATCTATCGGGGAATCAATAATTATCAGAAATACATGAAGCCCAAGGATACATCTATGGGCAATGCTTCCTCTGGGATGGTGAGGAAGGGCCCCATCCGAGCGCCGGAGCATCTCCGTGCCACCGTGCGCTGGGATTACCAGCCCGATATCTGTAAGGACTACAAGGAGACTGGCTTCTGCGGCTTCGGAGACAGCTGCAAATTCCTCCATGATCGCTCAGATTACAAGCACGGGTGGCAGATCGAACGTGAGCTTGATGAGGGTCGCTATGGTGTCTATGAGGATGAAAACTACGAAGTAGGAAGCGATGATGAGGAAATACCATTCAAGTGTTTCATCTGTCGACAGACCTTCCAAAACCCAGTTGTCACCAAGTGCAGGCATTATTTCTGCGAGAGATGTGCACTGCAGCATTTCCGCACCACCCCACGCTGTTATGTCTGTGACCAGCAGACCAATGGCGTCTTCAATCCAGCGAAAGAATTGATTGCTAAACTAGGAAAGCATGGAGCTGCAGCAGAGGGTGGTGCTTCGGATTTCCCAGAAGAGCCTGATGAGGGTCCAATTCCCATTACTTAG
- the Ndufa1 gene encoding NADH dehydrogenase [ubiquinone] 1 alpha subcomplex subunit 1 yields MWFEILPGLGIMGVCLVIPGVATAYIHRFTNGGKEKRVAHFPYQWSLMERDRRVSGVNCYYKSKGLENID; encoded by the exons ATGTGGTTCGAAATTCTTCCAGGACTCGGTATAATGGGCGTGTGCTTGGTTATCCCGGGAGTGGCCACTGCCTACATCCACAGGTTCACTAACGGGGGCAAG gaaaaaagggTTGCCCATTTTCCCTACCAGTGGAGTTTGATGGAAAGAGATAGACGTGTATCCGGAGTTAATTGTTATTATAAATCAAAG GGTTTGGAGAACATTGATTAA